The following are from one region of the Malassezia vespertilionis chromosome 4, complete sequence genome:
- a CDS encoding acylpyruvate hydrolase (COG:Q; TransMembrane:1 (o88-105i); EggNog:ENOG503NV1X), with the protein MLSHFRTAGRKIVAIGRNFADHAKELNNAVPTEPFFFLKPTSSYITSGQQIEIPKGVVAHHEVELAVVVGQQGRDINANHAMEHVGGYGVYLFLLTAALAIDMTARNMQDKAKKAGLPWSAAKGFDTFTPISALVDKHAIPDPMNVNLWLEVNGETRQRGNTSDMIFAIPELLAHVSSIMTLEKGDVLLTGTPKGVGALQAGDQVNAGLALPGTSKILAQLRLGVVDRQGGFIFNT; encoded by the exons ATGCTCTCCCACTTTCGTACGGCGGGCCGCAAGATTGTAGC GATCGGGCGCAACTTTGCGGATCATGCCAAGGAGCTGAACAATGCGGTACCTACGGAGCCGTTCTTCTTCCTGAAGCCAACGTCGAGCTACATTACATCGGGCCAGCAAATCGAGATTCCCAAAGGGGTTGTCGCGCACCATGAAGTCGAGCTCGCGGTCGTGGTCGGGCAACAAGGCCGTGATATCAACGCAAACCATGCGATGGAACACGTCGGTGGCTACGGTGTGTACCTTTTTCTACTTACAGCAGCACTCGCGATTGATATGACGGCGCGCAACATGCAAGACAAAGCGAAGAAAGCTGGCCTGCCATGGTCAGCAGCAAAAGGATTCGATACCTTCACACCGATCAGTGCGCTCGTGGACAAGCATGCAATCCCCGACCCGATGAACGTAAACCTGTGGCTCGAAGTCAACGGCGAAACCCGCCAGCGAGGGAATACGTCCGATATGATTTTTGCAATCCCCGAACTGCTCGCGCACGTTTCCTCCATCATGACCCTGGAAAAGGGTGATGTGTTGCTTACAGGTACGCCCAAAGGTGTCGGTGCGTTGCAAGCTGGCGACCAGGTCAACGCCGGTCTGGCGCTCCCTGGCACGTCCAAGATCCTCGCACAGCTCCGGCTCGGTGTGGTTGACCGCCAAGGCGGATTCATATTCAATACATAA
- the SPC19 gene encoding DASH complex subunit spc19 (EggNog:ENOG503P35N; COG:S), whose product MAHVPRQSVAFNPNASAQQLQAIHASISGVQEACSTLAETNAVLAYHTDNLDRLSTVMANHRHFDLASERDVRQARDRVAAEVAPLLRELIVRAEEALTNDERHARTLRNKATQGLAELEGGTEHRSDMISSPSVASLVSGAELEEQEKKLEKLRLQRERLMAQVAELEEKRAM is encoded by the exons atggcgcaTGTTCCGCGGCAGTCTGTCGCGTTCAATCCGAATGCGAGTGCCCAACAGCTGCAGGCAATTCATGCGAGCATCAGCGGTGTACAAGAAGCATGCAGTACA ctcgccgagaccaacgcggtgcttgcgtaCCACACCGACAACTTGGACCGTCTTTCCACGGTGATGGCGAACCATCGC CATTTTGATCTTGCGtcggagcgcgacgtgcgacaagcgcgcgatcgcGTTGCTGCGGAagttgcgccgctgctgcgcgagctgattgtgcgcgcggaagAAGCGCTCACTAATGACGAGCGCCACGCGCGTACGCTGCGGAATAAAGCGACGCAGGGTCTTGCAGAACTTGAAGGCGGCACAGAGCATCGAAGCGATATGATCAGTTCGCCGTCTGTCGCCAGCCTGGTaagcggcgccgagctggaggaGCAGGAAAAGAAGCTCGAaaagctgcgcttgcagcgggAGCGGCTCATGGCACAGGTTGCGGAGCTGGAAGAGAAGCGTGCTATGTAA
- a CDS encoding uncharacterized protein (EggNog:ENOG503P8W1; SECRETED:SignalP(1-22)), with amino-acid sequence MCLLLRVLGCAVGSQAWARALAALGSDDEIEFNAYSDMHYYNARSKGVSFQVEPVAEAGKVLTVDLYNKQPKWGTLTLPIKIIWEEHTFVLEAATTALDMVRAFGEPTRKGGGDAGGTTAKALGPAMWLEWALAAPQGVDAPTLYVLAEYGGEPARAKDRWEAGRGSSAVWATLALSIVPV; translated from the coding sequence ATGTGCCTGCTGCTCCGCGTTTTGggctgcgccgtgggctCGCAGGCgtgggcgcgcgcgctggcagCACTGGGATCGGACGATGAAATCGAATTCAATGCGTACAGTGACATGCATTACTATaatgcgcgcagcaagggcGTCAGCTTCCAAGTCGAGCCAGTAGCGGAGGCCGGCAAAGTGCTGACAGTCGACCTCTACAACAAGCAGCCCAAATGGGGCACGCTGACGTTGCCGATCAAGATTATATGGGAAGAACACACGTTTGTACTTGAGGCTGCTACAACCGCATTAGATAtggtgcgcgcatttggcgAGCCGACGCGcaaaggcggcggcgatgcgggcGGTACGACGGCGAAAGCGCTGGGGCCAGCTATGTGGCTCGAGTGGGCGttggcagcgccgcaaggagTTGACGCACCGACGCTGTATGTCCTTGCCGAGTACGGGGGTGagccggcgcgcgccaaggaccGCTGGGAGGCGGGCCGCGGAAGTAGTGCCGTATGGGCGACGCTCGCATTGAGCATAGTCCCCGTGTAA
- a CDS encoding uncharacterized protein (EggNog:ENOG503P4EF), with protein MDTPKWMLQPGYKRPTLLDALFLQPTKFTMSNVIKKVFNSEKNEPESELKNVSKDGSGKGENMLDDAKEKVSNLFGNNHQDHQAAKNSASGVAGGNASQSTGAAGNSGFAGSTPQAWSAQQGGQTGNLGSGNSASAVQPSESYGANRTNLTQTSSVNSGVNVAAGNVDQDVQHLAPVTHSTRHRQEIEELHREREHVIHQHHIQHHVQPVLEADYLAEQLHSRVVPMTTIREVHANTDKDAALMRSVAGNPRDTYTEAPIERSIVDKGETVREIVHHHIHNIVQPIIEKDVYEFHRIRTTIPITEITHEAPIVHESTAHQPIRKEDFVKGGGVLTSSTRTVDDAGLLNLTQGQRTVEGESYTGGLPLNAL; from the exons ATGGACAC CCCGAAATGGATGCTGCAGCCCGGCTATAAAAGGCCCACGTTGCTGGACGCTCTCTTTCTTCAACCTACCAAGTTCACCATGAGCAACGTAATTAAGAAGGTTTTCAACTCTGAAAAGAACGAGCCCGAGTCTGAGCTCAAGAACGTGTCCAAGGACGGGTCTGGCAAGGGCGAGAACATGCTCGATGATGCCAAGGAGAAGGTCTCGAACCTTTTCGGAAACAACCATCAAGACCACCAGGCTGCCAAGAACTCTGCTTCTGGCGTTGCTGGTGGCAATGCTTCGCAGTCcactggcgctgctggcaACTCTGGTTTTGCCGGATCTACCCCTCAGGCTTGGTCGGCTCAGCAGGGTGGCCAGACTGGCAACCTCGGTTCTGGTAACTCTGCCTCGGCCGTTCAGCCGTCTGAGTCGTACGGTGCCAACCGCACGAACCTGACCCAGACCTCGTCTGTTAACTCGGGTGTGAACGTGGCCGCTGGCAACGTTGACCAGGATGTGCAGCACCTTGCCCCTGTTACGCACTCTACGCGCCACCGTCAAGAGATTGAGGAGCTGcaccgcgagcgcgagcacgTTATTCACCAGCACCACATCCAGCACCACGTGCAGCCCGTGCTGGAGGCTGACtaccttgccgagcagctccacAGCCGTGTTGTGCCCATGACCACGATTCGTGAGGTGCACGCCAACACGGACAAGGATGCTGCCCTGATGCGCTCTGTTGCCGGCAACCCTCGCGACACCTACACTGAGGCTCCCATTGAGCGCAGCATTGTCGACAAGGGCGAGACTGTGCGCGAGATTGTGCACCACCACATCCACAACATTGTGCAGCCGATTATTGAGAAGGATGTGTACGAGTTCCACCGCATCCGTACCACGATCCCCATCACCGAAATTACTCACGAGGCACCGATTGTGCACGAGTCGACTGCCCACCAGCCGATTCGCAAGGAGGACTTTGTTAAGGGCGGTGGCGTCCTCACGTCGTCTACCCGCACCGTTGACGATGCCGGCCTGTTGAACCTTACTCAGGGTCAGCGCACTGTCGAGGGTGAGTCGTACACTGGCGGCCTTCCTCTTAACGCCTTGTAA
- the RPP1 gene encoding ribonuclease P (EggNog:ENOG503NZSQ; BUSCO:EOG09264THP; COG:J): MFYDLNIPWPTCTVTAAPPTKKAKKTNTQAAPTTIVPDLCGNPLDALSANDRQRLTELTYELSELGYATVAYNQTVYTKYDPSTHPNPFPLKSNVPFPKLDPRTRAQAGAPTSGASLTQLSRLTLVLDKDHAIKGGTGFVATNSIALQKYDLLAAQPQTEATFQHACTTLSELKPFSIDIISLDLAAAPRLPFYLKRSTVGAALANGAVFEIDYSAAVDPSCDQKNVSVLRRNIFSGARDILRVTNGKGVILSSGARNALGLRAPYDVMNLATLMGITPIAAKDTLSNTCKSLLVRARTRQTFRGAVSQPTLVRTPAPSDVRDATAMQGRKRRKQALF, encoded by the exons ATGTTTTACGATTTAAACATCCCATGGCCGACGTGCACGGtcactgcagcgccaccCACCAAAAAAGCGAAGAAGACCAAcacgcaagcagcgccaacCACAATTGTGCCTGACCTTTGCGGGAACCCGCTTGATGCACTTTCAGCAAACGACCGCCAAAGACTCACCGAGCTAACGTACGAGCTCAGCGAGCTGGGCTACGCGACTGTAGCGTACAACCAGACCGTGTATACCAAGTACGATCCATCCACGCACCCAAATCCATTTCCCTTAAAATCCAACGTTCCTTTCCCGAAACTCGACCCAcggacgcgcgcgcaagcagggGCGCCgacaagcggcgcgtcccTCACGCAATTATCGCGCCTGACCCTTGTGTTGGACAAAGATCACGCGATCAAAGGCGGTACTGGGTTTGTCGCGACAAACAGCATTGCGTTGCAGAAGTACGACCttctcgctgcgcagccaCAGACCGAGGCGACGTTCCAGCACGCATGCACCACACTGAGCGAGCTAAAACCGTTTAGCATCGATATCATCTCGCTGGACCttgcagccgcgccgcgccttcCATTCTATCtgaagcgcagcacggtTGGTGCGGCACTTGCGAATGGGGCTGTATTTGAAATAGACTacagcgccgctgtcgATCCTTCGTGCGACCAAAAAAACGTCTccgtcctgcgccgcaacatTTTTagcggtgcgcgcgatATTTTGCGTGTGACAAATGGCAAGGGCGTCATTTTGTCTAGCGGTGCACGCAACGCTCTGGGCCTACGTGCGCCTTACGACGTGATGAATCT CGCTACATTAATGGGCATTACACCAATCGCCGCAAAAGATACCCTTTCGAATACATGCAAGTCACTACTTGTCCGTGCGCGAACGCGCCAGACCttccgcggcgccgtgtCACAGCCGACGCTTGTGCGCACACCGGCACCAAGCGATGTTCGCGACGCGACGGCCATGCAAGGGCGCAAACGAAGGAAACAGGCACTGTTTTAG